The Aneurinibacillus migulanus genome contains the following window.
CCTGGGGATGGCGCTGCGCGGCATATGGATGTATCGGGGACGTTCATTCCTTGCCCTGCTCGGCGTTGCTGTCGCCGCATTTCTTGTCATATCGTTGATGTCTGTGCTGTACAATTTCAACCAAACGTTGCTCAAGCAATTCTCCGGTCTTGGCGCCCAGCAGATTACGGTCGTGCCCGGCAAGCTTATGAACAAAAAAGCCATCGACAGCAGCCTGTCTGACTTCGCTTCGTTTGCACCAGCGGCAAGTACATTGACGTACAAGGACGCGATGGATGTAAAGCAGCAGGTTGCGGGTGTGGATAAAGCCGCACCGCAGAATGAAGTCATGGGAGCGCTCGTACATGAGAAGAAGGGATATGACATGATTTTTACCGGTACAACGCCGGACCTTCCGCCCTTACTCGACACACGGGTTGCTGAAGGCCGCTTCTTTACCCAGCAGGAAGTAGAGCAGCAGAAGCGAGTCATTGTGCTTGGTTCTAACATTAAGAAGAACGTATTCGGTGATACACCAGCCATCGGTAAGCAAGTAAAAGTGAATGGCGAACAATTCAAGATTATCGGAGTGCTGGGCGAGAGGAAGATGTTCGGCTTCAATATCGATGACCGCGTGTATGCTCCGTACCAGGTAGTAGCGAAGATAGGGAAGACAGATCACGCTTCGATGCTATTCTTTACCGCCAGGAACACAGAGAACGTGCCGCAGGTGGAAAAGCAGATTAATCATGTGATAGGTAAGAATCACGGAAAGAAAGATTTCAATCTTGTAAAAGCGGAAGATGCGGTCCATGTCATCAAGACAGTGCTTAACTTGGCCGGAATTATCACGCTTGCTATTACCGGCATCGCGTTTCTCGTCGGTGGCATTGGCATTATGAATGTCATGTTATTGACGGTAAAGGAACGAACCCGGGAGATCGGCATTCGCAAAGCAGTCGGAGCGAGGTCGTGGCATATTCTAAGCCAGTTCCTGTTCGAGTCCGTCTTTCTTAGTGTTGTTGGTGCCGCGCTTGGACTCGCCGCAACGTATGGAGCGATGTATTGGATTCATCATTACTTCCCGATTCTATCAAATCACATTCCGTTGGAGATGGTTACGTACACGATCGTATTTTCCATCGGTGCAGGGCTTCTGTTCGGTATGATTCCGGCCCTTCGTGCGGTACGGATTCCTCCGATTGAGGCGTTGCGATATGAATAGGCAATGGCAGGTGAAAAACATGCACAAAGCCTTTCTATATACATTTGATTTGATAAATCGACAAATTTTTGTGGTGGGAGGTAAGAAAAGAAGGAAGGGCGGTCGGCGGGAGCGGTCGGAAAAAGACACGCTAGCCTTTCTTCTGTCGGAGGGCAGGGCGCATCCAACCTCTTCTTTTTTCCGAATCTCCTACCTCTAACCACGCTACCCTATCAAAATATTAAGTGTAACCTATATATTTAGGAGGATGAGAAAATGGAGAAAAAGAAT
Protein-coding sequences here:
- a CDS encoding ABC transporter permease gives rise to the protein MMMRNLGMALRGIWMYRGRSFLALLGVAVAAFLVISLMSVLYNFNQTLLKQFSGLGAQQITVVPGKLMNKKAIDSSLSDFASFAPAASTLTYKDAMDVKQQVAGVDKAAPQNEVMGALVHEKKGYDMIFTGTTPDLPPLLDTRVAEGRFFTQQEVEQQKRVIVLGSNIKKNVFGDTPAIGKQVKVNGEQFKIIGVLGERKMFGFNIDDRVYAPYQVVAKIGKTDHASMLFFTARNTENVPQVEKQINHVIGKNHGKKDFNLVKAEDAVHVIKTVLNLAGIITLAITGIAFLVGGIGIMNVMLLTVKERTREIGIRKAVGARSWHILSQFLFESVFLSVVGAALGLAATYGAMYWIHHYFPILSNHIPLEMVTYTIVFSIGAGLLFGMIPALRAVRIPPIEALRYE